Proteins encoded together in one Catellatospora citrea window:
- a CDS encoding S8 family serine peptidase, with the protein MWSPLGRATAAGGMAAVLAFTVVATAQQTAAAATSAPDRTAATPTAGAQSVTLITGDVVTVSDAGGGRHTAAVRPAAGRERITFHTVEVDGGLRVLPSDVVPYVSSGAVDADLFDVDELLAAGYGDASTTGLPLIVRYAAGANAMRTSAGVTAVRDLPSIGGAALTAGRDGLAGFWRATAPTAPTAADTAAAASTAGSARTRGEAGRLGGGIDRIWLDGRVKAALDRSVAQIGAPAAWAAGYDGKGVDVAILDTGVDANHPDLAGRIGEARNFTDSPDAVDRHGHGTHVAATVGGTGAASGGTRKGVAPAANLLVGKVLNDAGSGYESWIVAGMEWAVESGAEVVSMSLGGSATDGQDPMSLAVDRLTAASGTLFVIAAGNEGSEYSVGSPGAAASALTVGAVDRDDNLADFSSRGPRLGDEGLKPEITAPGVGIVAARAAGTSMGTVVDANYTTASGTSMATPHVAGAAALLAQAHPGWKAGQLKNALVSTARANAALTVYQQGAGRVDLSRAVAQTVYGTATADFGLITVAPAAQAASRTLTFTNTGSAAVTLDLKVDVRNLDRGVAETDALTTGVSQVTVPAGGTADVTATLDPAKLDRGRHSGVITATGPGGIALRTAVGVTMTGPRHKVTLRALDPAGNPGMAPVVMLHGEDSRSDTLTWLVGNDGTVEVEEGTYLLQGLIEHGAPLDEQVTLVTDPELKVTRDMTVLLDARKGTPIRIETPKPAEQQAILSYYVHRVHGNGRSISHGVMHFSTVQQVNVTPTKPVTAGTYEFSSRWQLVAPLVQAQIDGVKGPLDINLLHLSPGYDGPRRLKLVRAGTGTAQQLAAARVRGAVALVETASDRTEQDQIAAAAAAGAAAIIIVRPADWSAWTVWEPQGEREPIPAMVVAYDDGQKLLARTTRSGATIDLTVTTFSPYLYDVFHVEHGRVPQQIVHRVTAANSMRIDTRYAHNGGEPFAREQRFGWRPWQDYSWNDTTRFVATPSVREEWVSAGDSVWQHRVHQEYPWGGWGPLAGGITDQPRSYRPGRTQETWFGPVVRPAAAGGLLSTRMGDVLSLRVPEFVDADGHAGLREGDQVAAKLWRDGTLAAELPHAMADVEVPAGAAGYRLQLTTARASAEWARATRTDTTWEFRSATVPGDKGAPLPLLQVDYEVPAGLDGSVAGRPHSVGIGLRHQAGLPTPRHTTLVVEVSFDEGASWRAVRVTGRGDAYIAHIPAGAGSVSLRTRATDGAGNTVSQTVVHAYDLR; encoded by the coding sequence ATGTGGTCACCCCTGGGCCGCGCCACCGCCGCCGGCGGTATGGCGGCCGTACTCGCCTTCACCGTGGTCGCCACGGCGCAGCAGACCGCTGCCGCCGCGACGTCCGCGCCTGACCGGACCGCGGCGACCCCGACGGCCGGTGCGCAGTCGGTCACGCTGATCACCGGTGACGTCGTCACCGTGAGCGACGCCGGCGGCGGCCGGCACACCGCCGCGGTGCGCCCCGCGGCCGGCCGTGAGCGGATCACCTTCCACACCGTGGAGGTGGACGGCGGGCTGCGGGTGCTGCCGTCCGATGTGGTGCCGTACGTGTCCTCCGGCGCGGTCGACGCCGACCTGTTCGACGTGGACGAGCTGCTCGCCGCCGGCTACGGCGACGCCTCCACGACCGGCCTGCCGCTGATCGTCCGGTACGCCGCCGGTGCGAACGCCATGCGCACCAGCGCCGGCGTCACCGCGGTACGCGACCTGCCCAGTATCGGCGGCGCGGCACTGACCGCCGGCCGCGACGGGCTCGCCGGGTTCTGGCGGGCCACCGCCCCGACCGCGCCGACCGCGGCGGACACGGCGGCTGCCGCGTCCACGGCGGGCAGCGCGCGCACGCGTGGTGAGGCCGGACGCCTCGGCGGCGGCATCGACCGGATCTGGCTCGACGGCCGCGTCAAGGCCGCGCTGGACCGCAGCGTGGCGCAGATCGGGGCGCCCGCGGCCTGGGCCGCCGGCTACGACGGCAAGGGCGTCGACGTCGCGATCCTCGACACCGGCGTCGACGCGAACCACCCCGACCTGGCCGGGCGGATCGGCGAGGCCCGCAACTTCACCGACAGCCCCGACGCGGTGGACCGCCACGGGCACGGCACCCACGTCGCCGCCACAGTCGGTGGCACCGGCGCCGCCTCGGGAGGCACCCGCAAGGGCGTCGCCCCGGCCGCGAACCTGCTGGTGGGCAAGGTCCTCAACGACGCCGGGTCCGGTTACGAGTCGTGGATCGTCGCGGGCATGGAATGGGCCGTCGAGTCCGGCGCCGAGGTCGTCAGCATGAGCCTGGGCGGCTCGGCCACCGACGGCCAGGACCCGATGAGCCTCGCCGTGGACCGGCTCACCGCCGCCAGCGGAACGCTGTTCGTCATCGCCGCGGGCAACGAGGGCAGCGAGTACAGCGTCGGTTCGCCGGGCGCGGCCGCGTCCGCGCTGACCGTCGGGGCCGTCGACCGCGACGACAACCTCGCCGACTTCTCCAGCCGCGGCCCGCGCCTCGGCGACGAAGGCCTCAAGCCCGAGATCACCGCACCGGGTGTGGGCATCGTCGCGGCCCGCGCGGCCGGGACGTCGATGGGCACCGTGGTCGACGCGAACTACACGACCGCGTCGGGCACCTCGATGGCCACCCCGCACGTGGCGGGCGCGGCCGCGCTGCTGGCCCAGGCCCACCCGGGCTGGAAGGCCGGACAGCTGAAGAACGCCCTGGTCAGCACCGCCCGCGCCAACGCCGCGCTGACGGTGTACCAGCAGGGCGCGGGCCGGGTCGACCTGTCCCGGGCCGTCGCGCAGACCGTGTACGGCACCGCCACCGCCGACTTCGGCCTGATCACCGTCGCGCCGGCGGCACAGGCGGCGAGCCGTACGCTGACGTTCACCAACACCGGCAGCGCCGCGGTCACCCTCGACCTCAAGGTCGACGTCCGCAACCTCGACCGGGGCGTCGCCGAGACCGACGCGCTGACCACCGGCGTGTCCCAGGTGACCGTCCCGGCGGGCGGCACCGCCGACGTCACCGCCACCCTCGACCCGGCCAAGCTGGACCGGGGCCGCCACAGCGGCGTCATCACGGCGACCGGTCCCGGCGGCATCGCGCTGCGCACCGCCGTCGGCGTCACCATGACCGGCCCGCGCCACAAGGTCACCCTGCGGGCGCTCGACCCGGCCGGAAACCCCGGCATGGCACCGGTCGTGATGCTGCACGGCGAGGACAGCCGCTCCGACACCCTCACCTGGCTCGTCGGCAACGACGGCACCGTCGAGGTCGAGGAGGGCACCTACCTGCTGCAGGGCCTCATCGAGCACGGCGCACCCCTCGACGAGCAGGTCACCCTGGTCACCGACCCGGAACTGAAGGTCACCCGGGACATGACCGTCCTGCTCGACGCGCGCAAGGGCACCCCGATCCGCATCGAGACGCCCAAGCCCGCCGAGCAGCAGGCGATCCTCAGCTACTACGTGCACCGGGTGCACGGCAACGGCCGCAGCATCAGCCACGGCGTCATGCACTTCAGCACCGTGCAGCAGGTCAACGTGACCCCGACCAAGCCGGTCACGGCGGGCACGTACGAGTTCTCGTCCCGCTGGCAGCTGGTCGCGCCGCTGGTCCAGGCCCAGATCGACGGGGTCAAGGGCCCGCTCGACATCAACCTGCTGCACCTGTCGCCCGGCTACGACGGCCCGCGGCGGCTGAAGCTGGTCCGGGCCGGCACCGGCACCGCGCAGCAGCTCGCGGCGGCCCGCGTACGCGGCGCGGTAGCGCTGGTCGAGACCGCGTCCGACCGCACCGAGCAGGACCAGATCGCGGCAGCGGCGGCCGCGGGTGCGGCGGCGATCATCATCGTCCGGCCCGCCGACTGGTCGGCCTGGACGGTATGGGAGCCGCAGGGCGAGCGGGAGCCGATCCCGGCCATGGTGGTCGCCTACGACGACGGGCAGAAGCTGCTGGCCCGCACCACGCGGTCCGGCGCGACGATCGACCTGACCGTGACCACGTTCAGCCCCTACCTGTACGACGTCTTCCACGTCGAGCACGGCCGCGTCCCGCAGCAGATCGTGCACCGGGTCACCGCCGCCAACTCGATGCGGATCGACACCCGCTACGCGCACAACGGCGGCGAGCCGTTCGCGCGGGAGCAGCGCTTCGGGTGGCGGCCGTGGCAGGACTACTCCTGGAACGACACGACCCGGTTCGTCGCGACACCGTCCGTGCGCGAGGAGTGGGTGTCGGCCGGTGACTCGGTGTGGCAGCACCGGGTGCACCAGGAGTACCCGTGGGGCGGCTGGGGTCCGCTGGCCGGCGGCATCACCGACCAGCCGCGCAGCTACCGGCCGGGCCGTACGCAGGAGACGTGGTTCGGACCGGTGGTCCGGCCGGCCGCGGCCGGTGGCCTGCTGTCCACGCGGATGGGCGACGTGCTGTCGCTGCGGGTGCCCGAGTTCGTCGACGCCGACGGCCACGCCGGACTCCGGGAGGGCGACCAGGTCGCGGCCAAGCTGTGGCGCGACGGCACACTGGCGGCCGAGCTGCCCCACGCCATGGCCGACGTGGAGGTTCCGGCCGGCGCGGCCGGTTACCGGCTCCAGCTGACCACGGCGCGGGCGAGCGCCGAGTGGGCGCGGGCGACCCGCACCGACACGACCTGGGAGTTCCGGTCGGCAACGGTGCCCGGCGACAAGGGAGCGCCGCTGCCGCTGCTGCAGGTCGACTACGAGGTGCCTGCCGGGCTCGACGGGTCGGTCGCCGGTCGGCCGCACTCCGTCGGGATCGGGCTGCGCCATCAGGCGGGTCTGCCGACGCCGCGGCACACGACGCTGGTCGTCGAGGTCTCGTTCGACGAGGGCGCGAGCTGGCGGGCGGTGCGGGTGACCGGGCGCGGTGACGCGTACATCGCGCACATTCCGGCCGGTGCCGGCAGCGTGTCGCTGCGGACCCGGGCCACCGACGGGGCGGGGAACACGGTCAGCCAGACCGTCGTCCACGCGTACGACCTGCGCTAG
- a CDS encoding epoxide hydrolase family protein: MIKPYRIDIPQADLDDLNARLARTRWPNEVADAGWDYGFPLARLKELAEHWRTGYDWREHEARLNELAHFTTEIEGQHIHFVHVRSAKPDALALILTHGWPGSFLEFLDVIEPLSRDFHLVIPSIPGYGFSGPTHERGWDIVRVARAWAELMRRLGYERYGAQGGDFGAGISLALGAVAPEQVVGVHVNYLPTRPDPDAGLELSAADEARLDKIRKLMANRPPYQTLQATTPQTIGYALTDSPVGQLAWIAERFAQWTDPRSPISDDRMLTDISLYWLTATAASAARLHHDAPRRVEPCPVPVGVAVFAHDITQSVRPLAERLYDIRHWSEFERGGHFAAMEVPDLLAADVRDFFLARIENRRLEA, translated from the coding sequence ATGATCAAGCCGTATCGCATCGACATTCCCCAGGCCGACCTCGACGATCTGAACGCCCGGCTCGCCCGCACCCGCTGGCCCAACGAGGTCGCCGACGCCGGGTGGGACTACGGCTTCCCCCTCGCGCGGCTCAAGGAACTGGCCGAACACTGGCGCACCGGCTACGACTGGCGCGAGCACGAGGCCAGGCTCAACGAGCTGGCGCACTTCACCACCGAGATCGAGGGGCAGCACATCCACTTCGTGCACGTTCGGTCCGCGAAGCCGGACGCGCTCGCGCTGATCCTGACCCACGGCTGGCCCGGCTCGTTCCTGGAGTTCCTCGACGTGATCGAGCCGCTGTCGCGTGACTTCCACCTGGTCATCCCGTCGATCCCCGGCTACGGCTTCTCCGGGCCGACCCACGAGCGCGGCTGGGACATCGTCCGGGTCGCGCGGGCCTGGGCCGAGCTGATGCGCCGGCTGGGGTACGAGCGCTACGGCGCGCAGGGTGGCGACTTCGGCGCGGGCATCTCACTGGCACTCGGCGCGGTGGCGCCGGAGCAGGTCGTCGGGGTGCACGTCAACTACCTGCCGACCCGGCCCGACCCGGACGCCGGACTCGAACTGTCCGCGGCGGACGAGGCCCGGCTGGACAAGATCAGGAAACTGATGGCGAACCGTCCCCCGTACCAGACTCTGCAGGCCACCACCCCGCAGACCATCGGCTACGCGCTGACCGACTCGCCGGTCGGGCAGCTCGCCTGGATCGCCGAGCGCTTCGCCCAGTGGACCGACCCCCGTTCACCGATCAGCGACGACCGCATGCTCACCGACATCTCGCTGTACTGGCTGACCGCCACCGCGGCCTCCGCGGCGCGGCTGCACCATGACGCGCCGCGGCGGGTCGAGCCGTGCCCGGTGCCGGTCGGCGTGGCGGTGTTCGCGCACGACATCACGCAGTCGGTGCGACCGCTGGCCGAGCGGCTGTACGACATCAGGCACTGGTCGGAGTTCGAGCGCGGCGGCCACTTCGCCGCGATGGAGGTGCCGGACCTGCTCGCCGCGGACGTCCGGGACTTCTTCCTGGCCCGGATCGAGAACCGCCGGCTTGAGGCCTGA
- a CDS encoding GntR family transcriptional regulator, whose translation MIVIDAGSPTPPYEQLRAQLARQIQDRSLAVGTRLPTIRRLAADLSLAVNTVGRAYRELEEAGLIETRGRAGSFVSAAGEPALEQARRAARDYAAFIASVGIDHTEAIRIVEAALAVTGSPGTDR comes from the coding sequence ATGATCGTCATCGACGCGGGCTCGCCGACCCCGCCCTACGAACAACTCCGCGCCCAGCTCGCCAGGCAGATCCAGGACCGCTCGCTCGCCGTCGGCACGCGACTGCCGACGATCCGCCGCCTCGCGGCCGACCTCAGCCTCGCCGTGAACACCGTCGGCCGGGCATACCGGGAGCTGGAGGAGGCCGGGCTGATCGAGACCCGGGGCCGAGCCGGCTCGTTCGTCTCGGCGGCCGGCGAGCCCGCCCTGGAGCAGGCCCGCCGCGCCGCCCGTGACTACGCGGCATTCATCGCCAGCGTCGGCATCGATCACACCGAGGCGATCCGGATCGTCGAGGCGGCACTGGCCGTCACCGGGTCGCCCGGAACTGATCGGTGA
- a CDS encoding SnoaL-like polyketide cyclase, translating into MSETPLWLQGRTAVIDAAETSAWRDGKTPDYHLSHEVMPGQRSTQHAPDSLEAIVESIVQVFEMEVSYKKDPATWVSMVTEHFRTNVNGGAWASAQDIADIGSYNILIGDSPFYRSGQESFDSSHHIFHKAFPGGFYWEVLEVISPPPVVTFKWRHWGAFEGEYHGHQPDGQTIEMFGISVAKVSDDLKLLEVEHYYDPNQFLGKLTGGCPVAH; encoded by the coding sequence GTGTCTGAAACCCCACTGTGGCTGCAGGGCCGCACCGCCGTCATCGACGCCGCCGAGACATCGGCCTGGCGTGACGGCAAGACCCCCGACTACCACCTCTCCCACGAGGTCATGCCGGGCCAGCGCAGCACCCAGCACGCACCCGACTCGCTCGAAGCGATCGTGGAGAGCATCGTGCAGGTCTTCGAGATGGAGGTCTCCTACAAGAAGGACCCGGCGACCTGGGTGTCGATGGTGACCGAGCACTTCCGGACCAACGTCAACGGCGGGGCGTGGGCCAGCGCGCAGGACATCGCCGACATCGGCAGCTACAACATCCTCATCGGGGACAGCCCGTTCTACCGTAGCGGCCAGGAGTCCTTCGACTCCTCGCACCACATCTTCCACAAGGCGTTCCCGGGCGGGTTCTACTGGGAGGTCCTGGAAGTCATCAGCCCGCCGCCGGTCGTCACGTTCAAGTGGCGGCACTGGGGCGCGTTCGAGGGCGAGTACCACGGCCACCAGCCGGACGGCCAGACCATCGAGATGTTCGGGATCAGCGTGGCCAAGGTCAGCGACGACCTGAAGCTGCTGGAGGTCGAGCACTACTACGACCCGAACCAGTTCCTGGGCAAGCTCACGGGCGGCTGCCCCGTCGCGCACTGA
- a CDS encoding PadR family transcriptional regulator, translated as MVRARQPSPQTAAVLVALAETGDGWSHGYDLCRALDLKAGTVYPILIRLAERGHVETSWETDPPRGRPPRHLYRLSTAGAELARTVAEAARAAEGAPAPGAARLAPRPA; from the coding sequence ATGGTACGTGCGAGACAGCCCTCCCCGCAGACCGCGGCCGTGCTCGTCGCCCTGGCCGAGACCGGTGACGGTTGGAGCCACGGCTATGACCTGTGCCGTGCCCTCGATCTGAAGGCGGGCACCGTCTATCCGATCCTCATCCGACTCGCCGAACGCGGGCACGTCGAGACCTCCTGGGAGACCGACCCGCCGCGCGGGCGGCCGCCCCGCCACCTGTACCGGCTCAGCACCGCCGGCGCCGAACTCGCCCGCACCGTAGCCGAGGCGGCGCGCGCCGCCGAAGGCGCGCCCGCCCCGGGCGCGGCCCGGCTCGCGCCCAGGCCCGCCTGA
- a CDS encoding AraC family transcriptional regulator — protein sequence MTREAYSFVRTFPAEPARELRVDRHYLLCASAGTLRLEAQGQAWLLPPARAALIEADRPIRVSIPQPVTTASVLFDTGFTAAPPAPLTVFDLNPLARALVDECGAWGESDEPLTAYAGTLFAALAAVTWRLAEQPSPVTVPAGRSPELRRAIESTERQLGGEVRFEDVAAEVGLAPRSLARRFADETGLTWQAVLRRMRVLRAIEELAAGDAPVTRIAHTVGYTSLSAFNAAFRELTGRTPTQYRASFRP from the coding sequence ATGACCCGTGAGGCGTACAGCTTCGTGCGCACGTTCCCCGCGGAGCCCGCCCGCGAACTCCGCGTCGACCGCCACTACCTGCTCTGCGCCTCCGCCGGCACCCTCCGGCTGGAGGCGCAGGGCCAGGCGTGGCTGCTGCCCCCGGCGCGGGCCGCCCTGATCGAGGCGGACCGGCCGATCCGGGTCAGCATCCCGCAGCCGGTCACCACGGCGTCGGTGCTGTTCGACACCGGGTTCACCGCCGCGCCGCCGGCGCCGCTGACCGTGTTCGACCTCAACCCGCTGGCCCGGGCGCTGGTCGACGAGTGCGGCGCCTGGGGCGAGAGCGACGAACCCCTCACCGCGTACGCCGGAACGCTGTTCGCGGCGCTCGCCGCGGTGACCTGGCGGCTGGCCGAGCAGCCGAGCCCCGTCACCGTGCCCGCGGGGCGGTCGCCGGAACTGCGGCGCGCGATCGAGTCGACCGAGCGGCAGCTCGGCGGGGAGGTCCGGTTCGAGGACGTCGCCGCCGAGGTCGGCCTGGCGCCGCGCTCGCTGGCCCGGCGTTTCGCGGACGAGACCGGACTGACCTGGCAGGCGGTCCTGCGCCGGATGCGGGTGTTGCGTGCGATCGAGGAGCTCGCCGCGGGCGACGCCCCGGTCACCCGGATCGCCCACACCGTCGGCTACACCTCGCTGTCGGCGTTCAACGCCGCCTTCCGTGAGCTGACCGGCCGCACGCCGACCCAGTACCGGGCCAGTTTCCGGCCCTGA
- a CDS encoding DUF4132 domain-containing protein, producing the protein MHHPVPDNHLEAFTQERAALWQRVEQVRAAVKDGDLVLARELGPIVREQLRRGDDRVGGHLERRIPDLDQAFDDAYDEAFPLAPDADLRTVLDTPWPTASRDAALRALLGCAVGVIPQLDEPADRFIAAGDVAAMRVLVLTPLGWLNRPAVTRLLDALHAHDALDRELVEHAFTVDRWLGYTIVGRDPAGGPPSPPARCAESVRPYVDEMLWRMTSAGIPDDELPQVIVPRGLRFMLRGLDWTGEEKTGRRLGAAELTEADLAELVAHLAERPPEIRLRAFHLRRPAGDAEALLPVLGLAPAAALLGMVDLIEAGGVVRHDRESILAAAEAAGPDATARLLAQTPCELVSAALGRNRAAVLKRVKNNALAGISAYGLLPLAAGETVLDRYTALREVAKRGPKLGPNRRHSHAAAVEVALEHLAQVAGLPDASRLETDCEARLADDTPPPWSTGDYTVAVVMAGPDPVITVTSGDRTLKTVPAAVRADARYTASREYQDLLRDQARRLRTGVLERLVATGAAVTPDELAALRRLPAGSSMLPALLWRDHNGTVGLLDDVDATGPITAVHSHDLYADGQLAHWQAEVVRHRLRQPVKQAFRELYVLTPAERDTVDASRRFAGHTVSGRVAGQLLAGRGWRTHHQYADHQATRPAGGGLTAALRCDFHGHFGMGHVEIGELSFLSGRDTVPLADVPPIVFSEVMRDLDLVVSVAGTDPARLDSAARAQSRAQVLTALIEDLGLRRVTVDGTTAVVHGSRAVYRVHLTSGSIHVEPGGYLCVVPDGFGAKPHRRLFLPFADDDPMTSVVLSKVLLLAEDEKITDPSILAQLAVLGSR; encoded by the coding sequence GTGCACCACCCCGTCCCGGACAACCACCTGGAGGCGTTCACCCAGGAGCGCGCCGCGCTGTGGCAGCGGGTCGAGCAGGTGCGGGCCGCGGTCAAGGACGGTGACCTGGTGCTGGCGCGCGAGCTGGGGCCGATCGTCCGCGAGCAGCTGCGCCGCGGCGACGACCGCGTCGGCGGCCACCTGGAACGCCGCATCCCGGACCTCGACCAGGCGTTCGACGACGCCTACGACGAGGCGTTCCCGCTCGCCCCCGACGCGGACCTGCGTACGGTGCTGGACACGCCCTGGCCGACGGCGTCTCGCGACGCGGCGCTACGGGCGCTGCTGGGATGCGCGGTCGGGGTGATCCCACAGCTGGACGAGCCCGCCGACCGGTTCATCGCCGCCGGTGACGTCGCCGCGATGCGGGTGCTGGTGCTGACGCCGCTGGGCTGGCTGAACCGGCCCGCGGTGACCCGGCTGCTCGACGCCCTGCACGCCCACGACGCGCTCGACAGGGAGTTGGTCGAGCACGCCTTCACCGTGGACCGCTGGCTGGGCTACACCATCGTGGGCAGGGACCCGGCGGGCGGTCCGCCATCGCCGCCCGCACGGTGCGCCGAAAGCGTGCGGCCGTACGTCGACGAGATGCTGTGGCGGATGACCTCGGCCGGGATTCCCGACGACGAACTGCCACAGGTGATCGTGCCGCGCGGGCTGCGGTTCATGCTGCGCGGGCTCGACTGGACGGGCGAGGAGAAGACCGGCCGCCGGCTCGGCGCGGCCGAACTGACCGAAGCCGACCTGGCCGAGCTGGTCGCACACCTGGCCGAGCGCCCGCCGGAGATCAGGCTGCGCGCCTTCCACCTGCGCCGGCCCGCTGGTGACGCGGAGGCGCTGCTACCGGTGCTCGGCCTCGCCCCGGCAGCGGCGCTGCTGGGGATGGTGGACCTGATCGAGGCGGGCGGAGTGGTCCGCCACGACCGCGAATCGATCCTGGCCGCAGCGGAGGCGGCGGGACCCGACGCGACCGCCCGGCTGCTGGCACAGACGCCGTGCGAGCTGGTCAGCGCGGCCCTGGGGCGCAACCGCGCGGCGGTGCTCAAACGGGTCAAGAACAACGCCCTGGCGGGCATCTCCGCGTACGGGCTGCTGCCGCTGGCAGCCGGTGAGACGGTGCTGGACCGGTACACGGCGCTGCGTGAGGTCGCCAAGCGCGGGCCGAAGCTCGGTCCGAACCGGCGGCACAGCCACGCTGCCGCGGTCGAGGTCGCCCTCGAACATCTGGCGCAGGTCGCGGGCCTACCCGACGCGAGCCGCCTGGAGACCGACTGCGAGGCACGGCTCGCCGACGACACCCCGCCGCCGTGGTCGACCGGCGACTACACGGTCGCCGTCGTGATGGCCGGTCCCGACCCGGTCATCACCGTGACGAGCGGCGACAGGACACTCAAGACCGTGCCCGCGGCGGTACGCGCCGACGCCCGCTACACGGCGAGCCGGGAATACCAGGACCTGCTGCGCGACCAGGCCCGGCGGCTGCGCACCGGCGTGCTCGAACGGCTCGTCGCCACCGGCGCGGCGGTCACCCCGGACGAGCTGGCCGCGCTGCGCCGGCTGCCCGCGGGCTCGTCGATGCTGCCCGCGCTGCTGTGGCGCGACCACAACGGCACGGTCGGGCTGCTCGACGACGTCGACGCCACCGGCCCGATCACCGCCGTGCACTCCCACGACCTCTACGCCGACGGGCAGCTCGCCCACTGGCAGGCCGAGGTGGTGCGCCACCGCCTGCGCCAGCCCGTCAAGCAGGCGTTCCGGGAGCTGTACGTGCTGACGCCCGCCGAACGCGACACGGTCGACGCCTCGCGCCGGTTCGCGGGCCACACCGTTTCCGGCCGGGTCGCCGGGCAGCTGCTGGCGGGGCGAGGCTGGCGCACCCACCACCAATACGCCGACCACCAGGCCACCCGCCCCGCTGGCGGCGGGCTGACGGCGGCCCTGCGCTGCGACTTCCACGGCCACTTCGGCATGGGCCACGTGGAGATCGGCGAGCTGAGCTTCCTGTCCGGCCGCGACACCGTGCCACTGGCCGACGTGCCGCCGATCGTGTTCTCCGAGGTCATGCGCGATCTCGACCTGGTCGTCTCGGTGGCGGGCACCGACCCGGCACGGCTGGACTCAGCGGCCCGCGCGCAGAGCCGCGCGCAGGTGCTCACCGCGCTCATCGAGGACCTCGGCCTGCGCCGGGTCACCGTCGACGGCACGACCGCCGTGGTGCACGGCTCGCGGGCCGTCTACCGGGTGCACCTGACCAGCGGCAGCATCCACGTCGAGCCGGGCGGCTACCTGTGTGTGGTCCCGGACGGCTTCGGCGCCAAGCCGCACCGGCGGCTGTTCCTGCCGTTCGCCGACGACGATCCGATGACGAGCGTCGTGCTCAGCAAGGTGCTGCTGCTCGCCGAGGACGAGAAGATCACCGACCCGTCGATCCTGGCGCAGCTCGCGGTTCTCGGCTCGCGCTGA
- a CDS encoding putative quinol monooxygenase → MLIAILDFRTAVADRDAALAQLDGECAGVRAMAGNVAFRIYADRADESAITVVHEWADAESFARYVASEAFARSGEIIRPMMTAPPVSRRFHAELLETVA, encoded by the coding sequence ATGCTCATCGCGATCCTCGATTTCCGCACCGCCGTCGCCGACCGTGACGCCGCCCTCGCTCAGCTCGACGGCGAGTGCGCAGGGGTCCGCGCCATGGCGGGCAACGTCGCCTTCCGGATCTACGCCGACCGCGCGGACGAGTCCGCGATCACCGTCGTGCACGAATGGGCCGACGCGGAGTCGTTCGCCCGCTACGTGGCGTCGGAGGCGTTCGCCCGCTCCGGCGAGATCATCCGCCCGATGATGACCGCGCCGCCGGTGAGCCGCCGGTTCCACGCCGAGCTGCTGGAGACGGTGGCCTGA
- a CDS encoding MarR family winged helix-turn-helix transcriptional regulator: protein MENPTEQTSGRWESMPSWLLTQTAGHAHRLVADGFSSVHARGYYYRLLATLEESGPASQATLSRRSGIHVSDMVKTINELADADLVERAPDPSDRRRNIISLTAGGKRQLRRLEKKLAECQDELLAPLSPQERQQLTELLSKLLDHHRRRADTPEEPWR, encoded by the coding sequence ATGGAGAACCCGACCGAGCAGACGTCCGGCAGGTGGGAGAGCATGCCCAGCTGGCTGCTCACCCAGACCGCCGGCCACGCGCACCGCCTGGTGGCCGACGGGTTCTCGTCCGTCCACGCCCGCGGCTACTACTACCGCCTGTTGGCGACGCTGGAGGAGTCCGGCCCGGCCAGCCAGGCCACGCTGAGCCGCCGCAGCGGCATCCATGTCAGCGACATGGTCAAGACGATCAACGAGCTCGCTGACGCCGACCTGGTCGAGCGCGCCCCGGATCCCTCCGATCGGCGGCGCAACATCATCTCGCTGACCGCCGGGGGCAAGCGGCAGCTGCGGCGACTGGAGAAGAAGCTGGCCGAGTGCCAGGACGAGCTGCTGGCCCCGCTGTCACCGCAGGAACGTCAGCAGCTGACCGAGCTGCTGTCCAAGCTGCTGGACCACCACCGGCGGCGCGCAGACACCCCCGAAGAACCATGGCGGTGA